One window from the genome of Streptococcus parasanguinis encodes:
- a CDS encoding glycosyltransferase family 2 protein has product MRVLMIIPAYNEEESIFDTVTSILNYRKKVDFDLDYVVINDGSTDKTKQILEENHFNAVHLVMNLGIGGAVQTGYKYALEHDYDVAVQFDGDGQHDIESLSDLLEPIQKNEADLVIGSRFVGDVKSEFQTTFMRRFGIGVISNLIKWTTGQRVLDTTSGYRLADKAVIKQFAMRYPIKYPEPETIVHILKRKYRVVERPANMFERTGGVSSITPIKSIRYMIEVCSSILIAAFMKESE; this is encoded by the coding sequence TTGAGAGTTTTAATGATAATTCCTGCCTACAATGAGGAGGAAAGCATTTTCGACACGGTAACAAGTATCTTGAATTACCGCAAGAAAGTTGATTTTGATTTGGACTATGTTGTTATCAATGATGGCTCAACAGATAAGACAAAACAAATTCTAGAAGAGAATCATTTTAATGCTGTTCATCTTGTGATGAATCTTGGTATTGGTGGTGCGGTTCAAACAGGATACAAATATGCATTAGAGCATGACTATGATGTAGCAGTTCAATTTGATGGCGATGGTCAGCATGATATTGAATCCTTATCAGACTTGCTAGAACCAATTCAAAAAAACGAGGCGGACCTAGTTATCGGATCTCGTTTTGTTGGTGACGTTAAATCAGAATTTCAAACGACTTTTATGAGACGCTTTGGAATCGGTGTGATTTCTAATCTGATTAAATGGACAACAGGCCAAAGAGTTTTAGATACAACGTCAGGCTACCGTTTAGCTGATAAAGCTGTTATTAAACAGTTCGCTATGCGTTATCCAATCAAGTATCCTGAACCAGAAACTATTGTTCATATTTTGAAACGTAAATATCGTGTTGTTGAACGACCAGCAAATATGTTTGAACGTACTGGAGGTGTTTCTTCCATTACGCCAATTAAATCCATTCGTTACATGATAGAAGTGTGTTCGTCAATTCTTATCGCAGCCTTTATGAAGGAGAGTGAATAA
- a CDS encoding rhamnan synthesis F family protein translates to MTKLISVVVTCYNHENYIEQCLRSIFNQTYRNIELIVLDDGSTDSSSEVIQEVLKESPFVTIFESHENIGVVRTRNKGLNLLNGDYFLFVDSDDFLDNRYVEELYDCANNHQADIVYCDLYNFEKDETYLKAQEFDLHNLLKSNYISNCSLVKKTILKGIYYDEKLSGKKLEDYDFFLNLIINNGAKAVYQPNTKLNYRVFEKDSISKRDSVRYHYEIYLEVLEKYLDRLPHDIYQAVCDNLMTLEDRLESLISHHNDVSEYVKELQRKQKQLHRKSQTQVVELKEARKEIQLIRSSLSYRIGNSLIKPIKITKVLLKNPRKIKSYLNATKDKIVRLRRHVTPLKVRRLRRLRNSQRSALSFTGKRALVYVIFESENRLQEYKLRFLQALSPLMDDVIVVVNGQLHVEDINTLEPYGQVLTRDNKGYDTAAFREGIFALGKDKLKDYDQLFLVNDTNIGPMRDLSQVCQEMTDKHLDFWGISFGEEQEDVTKENPYGYIPKHLQSYFLVIEKLMLNDDAFYEYWTHLTDTDSRDKAIGRHETRFTKYFSDIGYRFDAVVQEYEDSAMYIHPLRMLKAGSPLVKYTALKNYDEDQFLWQGLERESEVPDLLEYVAEKTDYPVSILQDIVNKFKAVPREQYILLIDGVENIIPQCTRYRVLNKAEQLRKHGFKVKVVNLSEFELTQAQNASHIIIYRSPISPELLRLCHLAKDYGKPIFFDIDDLVFDTLYTDQLSYTKGLPHHEKENYDANVRNYGYMLENCDGAITSTNQLQKELKKYQSKVLLNRNLASDELISISSQFLKDYSQVSDVVKIGYFSGSISHNENFELIKPAIKQLLKKYSNVQLHIVGILDIPKDMKPFENQIVTHDYVDWDKLPVLISEVDINLAPLVDSIFNRAKSEIKWIEAALVKVPTVASKIGAFSDMVIDGETGLLVTDDQWFDKLEALVLSPELRQNLAESAYRAVLENCTLSKKDEMVTYFEQN, encoded by the coding sequence ATGACTAAATTAATATCAGTAGTTGTAACATGTTACAACCATGAAAATTACATTGAACAATGTTTGCGAAGTATTTTTAACCAAACCTATCGTAACATTGAATTAATTGTTCTTGATGATGGTTCGACAGATTCTTCCTCAGAAGTTATTCAGGAGGTTTTGAAAGAATCGCCTTTTGTGACGATATTTGAATCTCACGAAAATATAGGTGTTGTGAGAACAAGGAATAAAGGACTCAATCTTTTAAATGGGGACTATTTTTTATTCGTAGATAGTGATGATTTCTTGGATAATAGATATGTAGAGGAATTATATGATTGTGCGAATAATCATCAAGCGGATATAGTGTATTGTGATTTATACAATTTTGAAAAAGATGAAACCTATTTAAAAGCACAAGAGTTTGATTTACATAACTTATTGAAATCAAACTATATTTCAAACTGTTCTTTAGTAAAAAAAACAATATTAAAGGGTATCTATTATGATGAAAAACTTTCAGGGAAAAAACTTGAAGACTATGATTTTTTCTTGAACCTCATTATTAATAATGGTGCTAAAGCAGTATATCAGCCGAATACCAAGCTTAATTATCGCGTTTTTGAGAAAGATTCGATTTCAAAAAGGGACTCCGTACGATATCATTATGAGATCTATCTCGAAGTTCTTGAGAAATATCTGGATAGGCTTCCTCATGACATTTATCAAGCAGTTTGTGATAATCTCATGACTTTAGAAGATCGTTTAGAAAGTTTAATAAGTCACCATAATGATGTTTCTGAATATGTAAAAGAATTACAAAGAAAGCAGAAACAACTTCATCGTAAGAGTCAAACGCAAGTAGTAGAATTGAAAGAGGCTCGTAAAGAGATACAACTGATTCGAAGTTCTCTTTCGTATCGTATAGGGAATTCTCTGATTAAACCTATTAAAATCACGAAGGTTTTATTAAAAAATCCACGAAAAATCAAGTCTTATTTAAATGCTACAAAGGATAAAATTGTTAGATTACGTCGTCATGTGACCCCACTTAAGGTTCGTCGGTTACGTCGTCTTAGAAATAGTCAACGGTCTGCTCTGTCATTTACTGGTAAAAGAGCGCTAGTCTATGTCATTTTCGAATCTGAAAATCGGTTGCAAGAATACAAATTACGTTTTTTACAGGCCTTGTCCCCGTTGATGGATGATGTCATTGTTGTTGTAAACGGTCAGCTTCATGTTGAAGATATCAATACACTTGAACCCTATGGACAAGTTTTGACTCGTGACAATAAGGGATATGACACAGCAGCCTTTAGAGAGGGGATCTTTGCTCTTGGTAAAGATAAGCTTAAAGATTATGATCAACTGTTCTTGGTCAATGATACCAATATTGGACCGATGAGGGATCTGTCTCAAGTTTGTCAAGAGATGACTGATAAGCATCTTGATTTCTGGGGGATTTCATTTGGAGAAGAGCAAGAAGATGTTACGAAGGAGAACCCATACGGCTATATTCCTAAGCACCTTCAGTCGTATTTTCTAGTTATTGAAAAGCTCATGTTAAATGATGATGCTTTTTATGAATATTGGACACATTTGACAGACACAGATTCTCGCGATAAGGCTATTGGTCGACATGAGACACGTTTTACCAAGTATTTTTCTGATATAGGTTATCGTTTCGATGCTGTGGTGCAAGAATACGAAGATTCTGCTATGTATATTCACCCGTTGAGGATGCTTAAAGCAGGTAGTCCTTTGGTCAAATACACAGCTTTGAAAAATTATGATGAGGATCAATTCTTGTGGCAAGGTCTTGAGCGTGAGTCAGAAGTTCCGGATTTGCTAGAGTATGTTGCTGAGAAGACAGATTACCCAGTGTCAATTTTGCAAGATATTGTCAATAAATTCAAAGCTGTTCCTCGTGAACAATATATTTTATTGATTGATGGTGTTGAAAATATTATTCCACAATGTACGCGCTATCGTGTTTTAAATAAAGCAGAGCAATTACGGAAACATGGATTTAAAGTTAAGGTAGTAAATTTATCAGAATTCGAATTGACTCAAGCTCAAAATGCAAGTCATATTATCATATATCGGTCACCAATTTCTCCTGAACTTCTCCGTCTTTGCCATTTGGCAAAGGACTATGGGAAACCAATTTTCTTTGATATTGATGATTTGGTGTTTGATACGCTATATACTGATCAATTGAGTTATACTAAAGGATTACCACACCATGAGAAGGAAAATTATGATGCTAATGTTCGAAACTATGGTTACATGCTAGAGAACTGTGACGGTGCTATTACTTCAACGAATCAGTTGCAAAAAGAGTTGAAGAAGTATCAAAGCAAGGTTTTGCTGAATCGTAATCTAGCCTCTGATGAGTTAATCTCTATCAGTAGTCAATTTCTTAAGGACTATTCTCAAGTCTCAGACGTGGTTAAGATTGGTTATTTTTCTGGTTCAATAAGTCATAATGAGAATTTTGAATTGATTAAACCAGCAATTAAGCAACTGCTTAAAAAATACAGTAATGTTCAATTACATATTGTCGGAATTCTTGATATTCCAAAAGATATGAAGCCCTTTGAAAATCAAATTGTCACTCACGATTATGTGGACTGGGACAAATTACCTGTATTGATTAGCGAGGTTGATATTAACCTGGCACCGCTTGTGGATTCTATCTTTAATCGTGCCAAATCTGAGATTAAGTGGATTGAAGCTGCTTTGGTGAAAGTACCAACAGTAGCAAGCAAGATAGGAGCTTTCTCGGATATGGTTATTGATGGTGAAACAGGTCTGTTAGTTACTGATGATCAGTGGTTTGACAAGCTAGAAGCTTTAGTTTTATCTCCAGAATTAAGGCAAAACTTAGCAGAATCAGCATACCGAGCAGTCCTTGAAAATTGTACCTTAAGCAAGAAAGATGAAATGGTGACTTATTTTGAACAGAATTAA
- the rfbD gene encoding dTDP-4-dehydrorhamnose reductase, which translates to MILITGANGQLGTELRHLLDERNEEYVAVDVAEMDITDAEKVDEVFAEVKPTLVYHCAAYTAVDAAEDEGKELDYAINVTGTENVAKASEKYGATLVYISTDYVFDGKKPVGQEWEVDDQPDPQTEYGRTKRMGEELVEKYVSNFYIIRTAWVFGNYGKNFVFTMKNLAKTHKILTVVNDQHGRPTWTRTLAEFMTYLAENRKEYGYYHLSNDAEEDTTWYDFAVEILKDTDVEVKPVDSSQFPAKAKRPLNSTMSLAKAKATGFVIPTWQDALKEFYKQEVK; encoded by the coding sequence ATGATTTTAATTACAGGTGCAAATGGTCAACTTGGGACAGAGCTTCGCCATTTGTTGGATGAACGAAATGAAGAATATGTAGCTGTTGATGTGGCTGAAATGGATATCACAGATGCAGAAAAAGTAGATGAGGTTTTCGCAGAAGTGAAACCAACCTTGGTTTATCACTGTGCTGCCTATACAGCTGTTGATGCTGCTGAAGATGAAGGAAAAGAGTTGGACTATGCCATCAACGTGACTGGTACGGAAAATGTAGCAAAGGCATCTGAAAAGTACGGTGCAACCTTGGTCTATATCTCAACGGACTACGTTTTTGATGGTAAAAAACCAGTGGGTCAAGAATGGGAAGTAGACGATCAACCAGATCCTCAAACAGAGTACGGTCGTACCAAACGTATGGGGGAAGAATTGGTTGAGAAGTATGTGTCTAACTTCTATATCATCCGTACAGCTTGGGTCTTTGGAAATTACGGTAAGAACTTTGTCTTCACCATGAAAAACCTTGCGAAGACTCACAAAATACTTACAGTTGTTAATGACCAACACGGTCGTCCAACCTGGACCCGTACCCTTGCAGAGTTTATGACTTATTTGGCTGAAAACCGTAAGGAATATGGTTATTACCACCTATCAAATGATGCAGAAGAAGATACAACTTGGTATGACTTTGCAGTTGAAATCCTCAAAGATACGGATGTTGAAGTGAAACCAGTGGATTCTAGCCAATTCCCAGCTAAGGCAAAACGTCCTCTTAACTCTACGATGAGCTTGGCAAAAGCGAAGGCAACAGGGTTCGTCATTCCAACGTGGCAAGATGCCTTGAAAGAGTTTTACAAACAAGAAGTGAAATAA
- a CDS encoding glycosyltransferase family 2 protein: MTNPAISIIIPVYNAQEGIKQCIDSLLNQSFTDFEIILINDGSTDNSLEVIKEYADANDFIRVIDKENEGVAKTRNKGIQLAKGKYVVFIDNDDFVDSDYLERFYNEIDQEQLDIVLGGYKRVNQEMKTLFKQDLTQSEWSKYIVVAPWARIYRTSFLTDNNIQFFDYPIGEDVIFTLTAYNLTEKIKIIDYNGYNWFFNEKSISNTSQRGFNPNIDIVYFLSHLLQVAGDSKYIRYFIKRYYIWYLLFSGRVASSSSFMDQYRKIKQWLSKEGIDSNLTPFSSEITGERIQTVISVMAFRTLERLRLVSLFSRFYCKGKEK; encoded by the coding sequence ATGACAAATCCAGCAATTTCTATAATAATTCCTGTATATAACGCACAAGAGGGAATTAAACAATGTATAGATTCTCTTCTGAATCAGTCATTTACAGATTTTGAAATTATTCTTATAAATGATGGCTCTACTGATAATAGTTTAGAAGTTATTAAAGAGTATGCGGATGCTAATGATTTTATCCGAGTAATAGATAAAGAAAATGAGGGAGTTGCTAAAACTAGAAATAAGGGTATACAACTTGCTAAAGGGAAATATGTTGTCTTTATCGATAATGATGACTTTGTTGATTCGGATTATTTAGAGCGTTTTTATAACGAAATAGACCAAGAACAACTAGATATTGTTCTTGGTGGTTATAAGCGCGTTAATCAGGAAATGAAGACACTTTTTAAGCAAGATTTAACACAATCTGAATGGTCTAAGTATATAGTCGTTGCACCTTGGGCACGTATTTATCGAACTTCGTTTTTAACAGATAATAATATCCAGTTCTTTGATTATCCAATAGGTGAAGATGTTATCTTTACTTTGACTGCTTACAATTTAACAGAAAAAATTAAAATAATTGATTATAATGGCTATAATTGGTTTTTTAATGAGAAGAGTATCTCAAACACATCTCAAAGAGGCTTTAATCCGAATATAGATATTGTGTATTTCCTGAGTCACTTGCTTCAAGTTGCTGGCGATTCAAAATATATTCGCTATTTTATTAAACGATATTACATTTGGTATTTACTCTTTTCTGGAAGAGTCGCTTCAAGTTCGTCATTTATGGATCAATATAGAAAAATTAAACAATGGCTTTCTAAAGAAGGTATTGATTCAAATTTAACACCATTTTCATCTGAGATAACAGGAGAAAGAATTCAAACAGTTATTTCTGTAATGGCTTTTAGAACTTTAGAACGTTTGAGATTAGTTTCACTGTTTTCGAGATTTTACTGTAAAGGAAAGGAAAAGTAG
- a CDS encoding oligosaccharide flippase family protein, translated as MNLLKKVNIMNDRDFSKISSKQNYIWNMLGTISSSLVSVVLLLLASRLLDPKNSDIFSIAFALGQQFYVLGYFQIRNMQSTDVQEKYTFNSYHNTRIVTLLLMILTSFFYIIIQGYDLYKSLIVLLLVLYRAFDAYSDVFQGFFQQHNRSDLAGKILFYRSWVCIIIFGLCLFLSNSLMISSVIVCLANIFLTIILDYRISKKYFDIDFLPSLKNDSSNIISILKDAFPLFLNGFLITYVYNEAKIDIDTLLAQGYFSNGIQRDFNVLFMPVFVLSLLFFILRPLTTQLSIYWYEKRYKLFYKQVHILFSVMFILGLIIIGIGYLVGTEVLGFVYGTSLVQYKVPFTILLTAGILNVLALVIDVVLTIFRKQSYLVIAYIVTFFIAKLITMPFVMNNGIFGAAVSFLISMTVFLISSFLIYLYVSYKSLKLKSQ; from the coding sequence ATGAATTTATTAAAGAAGGTAAACATAATGAATGATAGAGATTTTTCAAAAATTTCTTCAAAACAGAATTATATTTGGAATATGTTAGGAACGATCTCATCATCTTTAGTGTCAGTTGTTCTTTTGTTATTAGCTTCAAGGTTACTTGATCCAAAAAATTCAGATATTTTCAGTATAGCCTTTGCATTAGGACAACAGTTCTATGTGTTAGGATATTTTCAAATACGAAATATGCAGTCGACAGATGTACAAGAAAAATATACTTTTAATTCATACCATAACACTCGTATTGTGACGCTATTGTTAATGATACTAACTTCTTTTTTCTATATTATTATACAAGGATATGATTTGTATAAAAGTTTAATTGTGTTATTGTTAGTACTTTACCGTGCGTTTGATGCTTATTCAGATGTATTTCAGGGTTTTTTTCAACAACATAATAGATCAGATTTAGCCGGAAAAATTTTATTTTATAGAAGTTGGGTCTGCATCATCATTTTTGGTTTGTGTTTATTTCTCTCAAATTCATTAATGATTTCAAGTGTTATAGTTTGTTTAGCAAATATTTTTCTTACAATAATTTTAGACTATAGAATTTCGAAGAAATATTTTGATATTGATTTTTTACCATCGTTGAAAAATGATAGTTCTAATATCATTTCAATTTTAAAAGATGCTTTCCCATTATTTTTAAATGGGTTTCTAATTACCTATGTTTATAATGAAGCTAAAATAGATATTGATACATTATTAGCACAGGGCTATTTTTCAAATGGTATTCAAAGAGATTTTAATGTTTTATTTATGCCGGTATTTGTTTTATCTCTATTATTTTTCATTTTACGTCCTTTAACAACTCAGCTATCAATTTATTGGTACGAGAAGAGATATAAATTATTTTACAAACAGGTTCATATTCTTTTTTCTGTAATGTTTATTTTAGGTTTAATAATTATTGGTATCGGTTATTTGGTAGGTACAGAAGTACTTGGATTTGTGTATGGTACTTCTTTAGTACAATATAAAGTTCCATTTACTATATTACTTACAGCAGGCATTTTAAATGTTCTTGCATTGGTTATTGATGTTGTATTGACAATCTTTAGGAAACAATCTTATTTAGTTATTGCCTATATAGTTACATTTTTTATTGCAAAATTGATTACAATGCCTTTTGTAATGAATAATGGTATTTTTGGAGCTGCCGTTTCATTTTTAATTTCAATGACTGTTTTCTTAATATCTAGTTTTTTAATTTATCTTTATGTAAGTTATAAAAGTTTGAAGTTAAAATCTCAATAA
- a CDS encoding glycosyltransferase family 4 protein, with amino-acid sequence MTKTILFISPTGTLDNGAEISIVNLMEFLVKKGYRVLNVFPDYKVPSQEEYQVRLQKEGIETYGFSAVKWWWEEAPGGLPANHFIRVNSYNKNVKDIQNIIVDNKVELVISNTVNVFQGALAAAFENVKHFWLIHEFPEGEFGYYKEKLDFIDMFSDEIFAVTGALTKDLEKYFPNRKIYSFAPYTQIEPKEDIKTESNDQHRIVSVGRLTQRKNQLELIKAFQMLNRAGTELVFLGAWDEDYKQLCDDYIAEQDLKNISFLGYLDDPWSEITDKDLAVFPSSMETFGLVYVESVLNGIPTILSDNAGHKSAFEYMKEQGRIYPLGDLDALTRMISEVLDGFDQEKFEAVQSVPCLKERYSLERVYANITEKIEDDELRHKKVNQKDTDFLNSRKALIKSVRSAFKKIFRLKKLG; translated from the coding sequence ATGACCAAAACAATTCTATTCATTTCTCCAACAGGAACGTTGGATAATGGTGCTGAAATTTCAATTGTAAATCTGATGGAATTTCTTGTGAAAAAAGGTTATCGTGTATTAAACGTTTTTCCTGATTATAAAGTTCCATCTCAAGAAGAGTATCAAGTAAGACTTCAGAAAGAAGGGATTGAGACATATGGTTTTTCAGCTGTCAAATGGTGGTGGGAAGAAGCACCGGGTGGTTTGCCGGCTAATCATTTTATACGAGTGAATTCTTATAATAAAAATGTCAAAGATATTCAAAATATTATTGTAGATAACAAGGTGGAACTTGTCATCAGTAATACAGTCAACGTCTTTCAAGGAGCACTTGCTGCAGCTTTTGAGAATGTCAAACATTTTTGGTTGATTCATGAATTTCCTGAGGGGGAGTTCGGTTACTACAAAGAAAAACTAGACTTTATAGATATGTTTTCTGATGAAATATTTGCTGTAACAGGAGCTTTAACTAAGGATTTAGAAAAGTATTTTCCAAATAGGAAGATTTATTCCTTTGCACCTTATACTCAAATTGAACCAAAAGAAGATATAAAAACTGAATCTAATGACCAACATCGTATTGTTTCGGTTGGTCGCTTGACTCAGAGAAAGAATCAGCTTGAGTTAATTAAAGCTTTTCAGATGCTTAATCGAGCAGGAACTGAACTTGTATTTTTAGGCGCATGGGATGAGGATTACAAACAGCTCTGTGATGATTATATTGCAGAGCAAGATTTGAAAAATATCTCATTTTTGGGGTATTTAGATGATCCTTGGTCAGAGATTACTGATAAGGATTTAGCTGTTTTTCCATCTAGTATGGAGACGTTTGGTCTTGTTTATGTTGAGTCTGTTTTAAATGGTATTCCAACAATTTTATCAGATAATGCGGGACATAAATCTGCTTTTGAATATATGAAAGAGCAAGGTCGTATCTACCCTTTGGGTGATTTAGATGCTTTAACTAGAATGATTTCAGAGGTCCTTGATGGATTTGACCAAGAGAAATTTGAAGCAGTACAATCAGTTCCATGTTTAAAAGAGAGATATTCTCTTGAGAGAGTTTATGCTAATATTACTGAAAAGATTGAGGATGATGAATTGCGTCATAAAAAAGTAAATCAGAAAGATACAGATTTTTTAAACAGCCGAAAAGCTCTAATAAAGAGTGTAAGATCTGCTTTTAAAAAAATATTTCGACTGAAGAAACTGGGTTAG
- a CDS encoding glycosyltransferase family 2 protein, with translation MNSNHTWVICAYGESEYLEACIQSLKNQTLQSQIICYSSTPLDSIKELCQRYDIPFYTKKGGGIGKDWNNAMSFVETKYATIAHQDDYYDPDYAEKVLAKMEKNQDVLIGYSDYFEEKDGHKIPANTNLKIKTLMLKTMNLFPASHFWRNRVMAFGNPICCPAVTYNRENLKNFYFDEGMRVSLDWYAWYKISEYKGRFAYVSDKLMCHRIHGESETSKTIADNTRSKEDLYMYELFWPKWMAKLLMRQYVKSQHSNN, from the coding sequence ATGAACAGTAATCATACTTGGGTGATCTGTGCTTATGGAGAGAGCGAATATTTGGAAGCTTGTATTCAATCTTTGAAGAATCAAACTCTCCAATCACAGATTATCTGTTATAGTTCAACACCACTGGACTCGATCAAAGAACTTTGTCAGCGGTATGATATTCCATTTTATACCAAAAAAGGTGGAGGAATTGGTAAGGACTGGAATAATGCCATGTCTTTTGTAGAGACAAAATATGCTACGATTGCCCATCAGGATGATTATTATGATCCGGACTATGCTGAGAAAGTTTTGGCTAAGATGGAAAAAAATCAAGATGTGTTGATTGGGTATTCTGATTATTTTGAAGAAAAAGATGGCCATAAAATTCCTGCGAATACAAATCTGAAGATCAAAACCTTGATGTTAAAAACCATGAATCTTTTTCCTGCTAGTCACTTTTGGCGAAACCGTGTGATGGCTTTTGGGAATCCGATTTGTTGTCCAGCAGTTACCTATAATCGAGAAAATTTGAAGAATTTCTATTTTGATGAAGGAATGAGAGTGAGTTTGGATTGGTACGCATGGTATAAGATCAGCGAGTATAAAGGTCGTTTTGCTTATGTATCTGACAAACTCATGTGCCACCGTATCCATGGAGAGTCTGAAACATCAAAAACCATTGCAGACAATACGCGTAGTAAAGAAGATCTATACATGTATGAACTCTTCTGGCCTAAATGGATGGCTAAGTTGCTAATGAGACAATATGTGAAGAGTCAACATTCAAATAATTAG
- a CDS encoding DUF2142 domain-containing protein, translating to MNRIKQIKVENLFFILATIFIFSFMFLFPINRVPDEMNHARMTWETIHKQTENSFKWMDEIPSNDKVKPREYKQLLARKIEMKNEPFKVGISLKTISFLPQLIGMTIGSWISPSVGMIIYMGRIFNALAYILGLYFLIRYFKYGKTALMFISLLPIMVQQASSLSYDVMNYLEVMLAIGFITNLAYSKRFTNRNFVQVIGLAILLLATKPNNILLLGLIPFVSFEFKGVLKVLNRPFKSLKIIVSRYKFVFYFLLLLIILFILQLLMRNEGGLVHYSHVLLNTLVNARQNGDLNSILTIGVFGYLGNFTLQLPLWLIFIDIAVLVLIFLANEKDFFSKDFSIFSAWLFPIQVLATVTVMYLQWTPIVLGHGASVSVGSQGRYFTPFLILFLPLVANLGNFEISQNKVLKISTITLLVNFLISIFLIIPFYWM from the coding sequence TTGAACAGAATTAAACAGATAAAAGTTGAAAATTTATTTTTCATATTAGCAACGATTTTTATTTTCTCATTTATGTTTCTGTTTCCGATTAATCGTGTGCCAGATGAAATGAACCACGCGCGTATGACTTGGGAGACTATACACAAACAAACGGAGAATTCCTTTAAGTGGATGGATGAGATACCAAGTAATGATAAGGTTAAACCAAGGGAATATAAACAACTTCTAGCACGCAAAATTGAAATGAAGAATGAGCCATTTAAAGTTGGTATTAGTCTAAAAACGATTTCTTTTTTACCTCAATTAATTGGGATGACGATAGGAAGTTGGATTAGTCCCTCGGTTGGGATGATCATTTATATGGGGCGTATCTTTAATGCATTAGCTTATATACTTGGGTTATACTTTTTAATACGTTATTTTAAGTATGGAAAGACAGCCTTGATGTTTATATCACTATTACCAATTATGGTTCAACAAGCTTCATCTCTTTCTTATGATGTGATGAATTACTTGGAAGTGATGTTGGCTATTGGTTTTATCACGAATCTCGCCTATTCGAAACGATTTACCAATCGTAATTTTGTTCAAGTGATCGGCCTTGCGATTTTGCTTCTAGCAACAAAACCAAATAATATTTTGTTATTAGGTTTGATACCTTTTGTATCATTTGAATTTAAGGGTGTATTAAAAGTTTTAAATAGACCGTTTAAGTCACTAAAGATTATAGTTTCTAGATATAAGTTTGTCTTTTATTTTTTATTACTTTTAATCATTTTATTCATTTTACAATTGTTAATGAGAAATGAAGGTGGTCTCGTCCATTATAGTCATGTACTTTTAAATACACTTGTAAATGCAAGGCAAAATGGAGATTTAAATTCTATTCTCACAATAGGAGTTTTTGGTTATTTAGGAAACTTTACATTGCAGTTACCTCTATGGCTGATTTTCATAGATATAGCAGTATTGGTTTTAATTTTCTTAGCTAATGAAAAAGATTTCTTTTCAAAAGATTTTTCAATTTTTTCAGCCTGGTTGTTTCCAATTCAAGTTCTAGCTACTGTAACAGTTATGTACCTTCAATGGACACCGATTGTTCTTGGACACGGGGCTTCTGTTTCAGTTGGTTCTCAAGGAAGATATTTTACACCATTTTTAATCCTCTTTTTACCTTTAGTGGCAAATTTAGGAAACTTTGAAATCTCGCAAAATAAAGTTTTAAAAATTTCAACCATAACACTACTAGTAAATTTTCTAATTTCCATTTTTTTGATAATTCCTTTCTATTGGATGTAG
- a CDS encoding DUF2304 domain-containing protein: protein MSVLSIVMLIASIFFLYLVIRNINKNNILFEQAFMWIVISLVMIVISVFDSIPGYFAKLLGFELTSNFLLSLTIFFLLVIGFLQTMTLSKQKEQIKHLVQELSILKSHVEKKEENDEQ from the coding sequence ATGTCAGTTTTATCTATTGTGATGTTGATAGCCTCAATCTTTTTCCTTTATTTAGTCATTAGAAATATCAACAAAAATAATATATTATTTGAACAGGCATTCATGTGGATTGTTATCAGTCTTGTCATGATTGTTATTTCAGTGTTTGATTCTATTCCTGGATACTTTGCTAAATTACTTGGATTTGAATTGACCTCCAATTTTCTATTGTCTCTTACTATTTTTTTCCTGTTGGTTATTGGATTTTTACAAACCATGACTTTGTCAAAACAAAAAGAACAGATAAAGCATTTAGTTCAAGAATTGTCTATTTTGAAAAGTCATGTAGAAAAGAAAGAGGAGAATGATGAACAGTAA